A part of Bosea sp. (in: a-proteobacteria) genomic DNA contains:
- a CDS encoding sugar kinase: MEALFIGQTYIDIVFLADTIPIGDDKAVAKDYAVSFGGNAVTAAFCCAKLGVKPDLLSSLADDWLGRMFLDMAARYGIPVHGRKVKESSLSFIMPHDGKRAILRCRDDDYLHPFQQLNLNGCRGLHLDGHQPDAALHYARACREAGVLTSLDGGGVRSNTPELLQFIDVAVVSERMCEQMQLGPVEMLEHLKSKGCTIGGVTLGEKGLVWYDETGQGRHHQALPVPSAKVIDTNGAGDVFHGAYMYSYLARPEAGWDSHFRFARAASAHKIQHLGNEAGLPALGDIEAMMRLAA, encoded by the coding sequence ATGGAAGCCTTGTTCATCGGCCAGACCTACATCGACATCGTGTTCCTGGCCGACACGATCCCTATTGGCGACGACAAGGCCGTGGCCAAGGATTACGCCGTGTCCTTCGGCGGCAACGCCGTCACCGCGGCCTTCTGCTGCGCCAAGCTCGGCGTCAAGCCCGACCTTCTCTCATCGCTCGCCGATGACTGGCTCGGCCGCATGTTCCTCGACATGGCGGCGCGCTACGGCATCCCCGTGCATGGCCGGAAGGTGAAGGAAAGCTCGCTCTCCTTCATCATGCCGCATGACGGCAAGCGCGCGATCCTGCGCTGCCGCGACGACGACTATCTCCACCCCTTCCAGCAGCTCAACCTCAATGGCTGCCGCGGCCTGCATCTCGACGGCCACCAGCCCGATGCGGCGCTGCATTATGCCAGGGCCTGCCGGGAGGCGGGCGTGCTGACCTCGCTCGATGGCGGGGGCGTGCGCTCCAACACGCCGGAATTGCTCCAGTTCATCGATGTGGCCGTGGTCTCCGAGCGCATGTGCGAGCAGATGCAGCTGGGGCCGGTCGAGATGCTGGAGCATCTCAAGAGCAAGGGCTGCACCATCGGCGGGGTCACCCTCGGGGAGAAGGGCCTGGTCTGGTATGACGAGACCGGACAGGGCCGCCACCACCAGGCGCTGCCTGTGCCGTCGGCGAAGGTTATCGACACCAACGGCGCGGGCGATGTCTTCCACGGCGCCTACATGTATTCCTATCTGGCGCGCCCCGAGGCCGGCTGGGACAGCCATTTCCGTTTCGCGCGCGCCGCCTCCGCCCACAAGATCCAGCATCTGGGCAACGAGGCCGGGTTGCCGGCGCTGGGCGACATCGAGGCGATGATGCGGCTTGCAGCGTGA
- a CDS encoding RidA family protein, whose amino-acid sequence MSKPDPAPTNRARTPAALRAPFARYSHAMEVQAGSRMLFASGQLGVHPDDSIPESAEAQADLCFANIGAILADAGFTLADIVRINAYVTDRAHMAGYMASRDRHVASPPPASTLMIVSGFTRTEFKVEIEIIAARKARRLKTARTGG is encoded by the coding sequence ATGAGCAAACCCGACCCCGCGCCGACCAACAGGGCCCGCACCCCGGCGGCGCTGCGCGCGCCCTTCGCGCGCTACTCACACGCCATGGAGGTCCAGGCCGGCAGCCGCATGCTGTTCGCCTCCGGCCAGCTCGGCGTACACCCCGACGACAGCATTCCCGAGAGCGCAGAGGCGCAGGCTGACCTGTGCTTCGCCAATATCGGGGCCATCCTCGCCGATGCGGGGTTCACGCTGGCCGACATCGTGCGGATCAACGCCTATGTCACCGATCGCGCCCATATGGCGGGCTACATGGCGTCCCGCGACCGGCATGTGGCGTCGCCGCCGCCGGCCTCGACGCTGATGATCGTTTCGGGCTTCACGCGGACCGAGTTCAAGGTCGAGATCGAAATCATCGCCGCGCGCAAGGCACGCCGGCTCAAGACGGCGCGCACCGGGGGTTGA
- a CDS encoding ABC transporter substrate-binding protein, protein MTARNLTRRSALALAAAGASSLALGSGSRAQAREKVRFGTNWLAQAEHGGFYQAVVDGTYARYGLDVEIVMGGPQTNGRLMLLTGRLDYYMGANMIQSLLAVKENVPTVVIASIFQKEPQCLIAHPGQGYERFLDLKACNNLMLSKQGQESFFQWMKAEFGFRDEQVRPYTFNAAPFLANKKSAMQGYITSEPYAIEKEAGFKPKVFLLADEGFDTYSTTIETRADVVAGKADITQRFVDASVIGWYNYIYGDNAAANAAIKAANPDMTDDKIAAGIRLMKEHGIVDSGDSLKVGIGAMTDARMKSFFDKMVKAGVAPAGLDYARSYTLAFTNKGVGLNLRPRG, encoded by the coding sequence ATGACCGCCCGAAACCTCACCCGCCGCTCCGCGCTCGCGCTCGCCGCGGCGGGCGCATCCTCCCTCGCGCTTGGCTCGGGATCGCGCGCGCAGGCGCGCGAAAAGGTGCGCTTCGGCACCAACTGGCTGGCCCAGGCCGAGCATGGCGGCTTCTATCAGGCCGTAGTGGACGGCACCTATGCCCGCTACGGGCTCGATGTCGAGATCGTCATGGGCGGGCCGCAGACCAACGGCCGGCTGATGCTGCTGACCGGCCGCCTCGACTATTACATGGGCGCCAACATGATCCAGTCCCTGCTGGCCGTGAAGGAGAATGTCCCCACGGTCGTCATCGCCTCGATCTTCCAGAAGGAGCCGCAGTGCCTGATCGCCCACCCGGGCCAGGGCTATGAGCGTTTTCTCGATCTGAAAGCCTGCAACAACCTCATGCTCTCCAAGCAAGGACAGGAGTCCTTCTTCCAGTGGATGAAGGCGGAGTTCGGTTTCCGCGACGAGCAGGTCAGGCCCTACACCTTCAACGCCGCGCCCTTCCTGGCCAACAAGAAATCGGCCATGCAGGGCTACATCACCTCCGAGCCCTACGCGATCGAGAAGGAAGCCGGCTTCAAGCCGAAGGTCTTCCTGCTCGCGGATGAGGGGTTCGACACCTACTCCACCACAATCGAGACGCGCGCCGATGTCGTCGCGGGCAAGGCCGACATCACCCAGCGCTTCGTCGATGCCAGCGTGATCGGCTGGTACAACTACATCTACGGTGACAACGCAGCCGCGAACGCCGCGATCAAGGCCGCCAACCCCGACATGACCGACGACAAGATCGCGGCCGGCATCCGCCTGATGAAGGAGCACGGCATCGTCGATTCCGGCGATTCGCTGAAGGTCGGCATCGGCGCCATGACAGACGCCCGGATGAAAAGCTTCTTCGACAAGATGGTGAAGGCGGGCGTGGCGCCGGCCGGGCTGGATTACGCCAGGAGCTACACCCTCGCCTTCACCAACAAGGGCGTCGGCTTGAATCTCAGACCCAGGGGCTGA
- a CDS encoding cytosine deaminase has protein sequence MNPGFAAPPATPAYTLADATVALCLVDAPALAADRDGLCRVDIRVENGTIASVLPAGADAGGSALPILDLGGGMVFPRFTEAHTHLDKGHIWPRRRNPDGTFLGALSNVTADREANWNAADVRARMDFALRCALAHGTGAIRTHLDSVGPQIGISWPVFAELRAEWAGRIALQASPLFGIDHAVSASHVEAVVEAVKAHGSGILGAVTYMSPNLEPGLDVLFRAAIDNGFDLDFHVDETNDPAALSLEVIADTALALGFQGRILCGHCCSLALQMPQAEARVIDKLARAGIAVVSLPMCNMYLQDRQAGRTPRWRGVTLLHELKAAGVEVMVASDNTRDPFYAYGDLDMIEVYREATRMIQLDHGDTDWLRAVTVTPASVTRLDGGAQLANPIAIGRPADLVLTRARSMTELLSRPHSDRTVLLAGKAIDTTLPAYAELDHLMNR, from the coding sequence ATGAACCCCGGTTTCGCCGCGCCGCCAGCAACGCCCGCCTACACCCTCGCCGATGCGACCGTGGCGCTGTGCCTCGTGGACGCACCCGCTCTGGCAGCGGACCGCGACGGCCTCTGCCGCGTCGACATCAGGGTGGAGAACGGCACGATCGCCTCGGTCCTGCCGGCTGGCGCGGATGCAGGCGGCAGCGCGCTCCCGATACTGGACCTGGGCGGCGGGATGGTGTTTCCGCGCTTCACCGAGGCGCATACCCATCTCGACAAGGGCCACATCTGGCCGCGCCGCCGCAACCCGGACGGCACCTTCCTGGGCGCCCTGAGCAATGTGACCGCCGACCGCGAGGCCAACTGGAACGCGGCCGATGTGCGCGCGCGCATGGACTTCGCCCTGCGCTGCGCCCTGGCCCATGGCACCGGCGCGATCCGCACACATCTCGATTCCGTCGGCCCGCAGATCGGCATCTCCTGGCCCGTCTTCGCCGAGCTGCGCGCCGAATGGGCTGGCCGCATCGCCTTGCAGGCCTCGCCCCTTTTCGGCATCGACCATGCCGTCAGCGCCTCCCATGTCGAGGCGGTCGTCGAGGCGGTGAAGGCGCATGGCTCGGGCATTCTCGGCGCCGTCACCTACATGAGCCCCAACCTCGAGCCCGGCCTCGATGTCCTGTTTCGCGCCGCGATCGACAATGGCTTCGATCTTGATTTCCACGTGGACGAAACCAATGATCCCGCCGCTCTGTCGCTGGAGGTGATCGCCGACACCGCTCTCGCGCTCGGCTTCCAGGGGCGCATCCTGTGCGGGCATTGCTGCTCGCTGGCGCTGCAGATGCCGCAGGCCGAGGCGCGCGTCATCGACAAGCTCGCCCGCGCCGGCATCGCGGTCGTGTCGCTGCCCATGTGCAACATGTATCTGCAGGACAGGCAGGCGGGTCGCACCCCGCGCTGGCGTGGCGTGACGCTGCTGCACGAGCTCAAGGCGGCCGGAGTCGAGGTCATGGTGGCCTCGGACAACACGCGCGACCCCTTCTATGCCTATGGCGACCTCGACATGATCGAGGTCTACCGCGAAGCCACGCGCATGATCCAGCTCGACCATGGCGATACGGACTGGCTGCGCGCCGTCACAGTGACCCCGGCCTCCGTGACGCGCCTTGACGGCGGCGCGCAACTGGCAAACCCGATCGCCATCGGCAGGCCCGCCGACCTTGTCCTGACGCGGGCCAGATCAATGACGGAACTGCTCTCCCGCCCGCACAGCGACCGCACGGTGCTGCTGGCCGGAAAGGCCATCGACACGACGCTGCCCGCCTATGCCGAACTCGATCATCTGATGAACCGCTGA
- a CDS encoding FAD-binding oxidoreductase yields MSARYDIATLKSRLGAIRTEDNSALVKQKSRDFYWYSPTLKRQLDHVVGDIIVSPTSEAEVLHTLATAHELGIPVTPRGTGTGNYGQAMPLSGGIVLDLSGFNKVLAIRSGAYVAEPGAIIAKIDEETRHHSRQEARLHPSTYHTASVGGFIAGGSGGIGSIKWGGLRDCGNIIRLKVATMEASPRVLELTGDDLHKVSHAYGTNGVITEVEMPLGPAYDWVDLLFGFDDFRTAAAFAEALGQQDGIALKELCVIAAPCPHDYLLRHRKFIPREKHVVVAMVADIAVGATLAFMNRFRGAELLMRSDTLSAEDAKGLPPAFELTWNHTTLRALRVEPAITYLQVLYPYPNAVELSARIHEHFGNEVMGHLEFVRFDGKVTAFGLPMVRFTTEERLEEIMAIHEEMGAPIFNPHRYTLEEGGMKQTDEVQLAFKKEADPQGLLNPGKMVAWEDPSYDFKAGKNFLFRSLAEAGVSG; encoded by the coding sequence ATGAGCGCCCGCTACGACATCGCCACATTGAAGAGCCGCCTGGGCGCGATCCGGACAGAGGATAACTCGGCCCTCGTCAAGCAGAAGAGCCGGGATTTCTACTGGTACTCCCCCACGCTCAAGCGCCAGCTCGATCATGTCGTGGGCGACATCATCGTCTCCCCGACCTCGGAGGCGGAGGTGCTGCACACGCTCGCCACCGCCCATGAACTGGGCATTCCCGTCACGCCGCGCGGCACCGGAACCGGCAATTACGGACAGGCCATGCCCCTCTCGGGCGGCATCGTGCTGGATCTCTCGGGCTTCAACAAGGTGCTCGCCATCCGCTCGGGCGCTTATGTCGCCGAGCCGGGCGCCATCATCGCGAAGATCGATGAGGAAACCCGCCATCACTCGCGCCAGGAAGCGCGGCTGCACCCCTCCACCTACCACACCGCCTCCGTGGGCGGCTTCATCGCCGGCGGCTCGGGCGGCATCGGCTCGATCAAGTGGGGCGGCCTGCGCGACTGCGGCAACATCATCCGTCTCAAGGTCGCCACGATGGAAGCCAGCCCGCGCGTGCTGGAACTGACCGGCGACGACCTGCACAAGGTCAGCCATGCCTATGGCACCAATGGCGTGATCACCGAAGTCGAGATGCCGCTGGGCCCCGCCTATGACTGGGTGGACCTGCTCTTCGGCTTTGACGATTTCCGCACCGCCGCCGCCTTCGCCGAGGCGCTGGGCCAGCAGGATGGCATTGCGCTGAAGGAGCTTTGCGTCATCGCGGCGCCTTGCCCGCATGACTACCTGTTGCGTCACCGCAAGTTCATCCCGCGCGAGAAGCATGTAGTGGTGGCGATGGTCGCGGACATCGCGGTCGGAGCGACGCTCGCCTTCATGAACCGCTTCCGCGGCGCGGAACTTCTGATGCGCTCGGACACGCTGTCGGCGGAGGACGCCAAAGGCCTGCCGCCAGCCTTCGAGCTGACCTGGAACCACACCACGCTGCGCGCCTTGCGCGTGGAGCCGGCCATCACCTATCTGCAGGTTCTGTATCCTTATCCGAACGCGGTCGAGCTTTCGGCGCGCATCCACGAGCATTTCGGCAACGAGGTGATGGGCCATCTCGAATTCGTGCGCTTCGACGGCAAGGTCACGGCCTTCGGCCTGCCGATGGTCCGCTTCACCACCGAGGAGCGCCTGGAGGAGATCATGGCCATCCACGAGGAGATGGGCGCGCCGATCTTCAACCCGCACCGCTACACGCTGGAGGAAGGAGGGATGAAGCAGACCGACGAGGTCCAGCTCGCCTTCAAGAAGGAAGCCGATCCGCAAGGGCTGCTCAACCCCGGCAAGATGGTGGCCTGGGAAGATCCCAGCTACGACTTCAAGGCGGGCAAGAATTTCCTGTTCAGGTCGCTGGCCGAGGCAGGGGTCTCCGGCTGA
- a CDS encoding NAD(P)H-dependent oxidoreductase: MRVMVIHAHPDPDSYNAALYRLVLDRLGAAGHEVDPCDLYAEEFQPVLTRAERKGYHAIPANRAPVEAYVRRLEQAEALVIVHPVWNFGFPAILKGFFDRVFLPGVSFSIVDGLVRANLQHIGKLAVVTSYGATRWRAMLAGDPPRRYATRVLRALIGPSGGVLYLAHYDMNRSTDASRSAFLARVGSTMERF, translated from the coding sequence ATGCGGGTCATGGTCATCCATGCGCATCCGGACCCCGACAGCTACAATGCGGCGCTCTACCGCCTTGTGCTCGACAGGTTGGGGGCGGCTGGCCATGAGGTCGACCCGTGCGATCTTTATGCCGAGGAATTCCAGCCTGTGCTCACCCGCGCCGAACGCAAGGGCTACCACGCCATTCCGGCCAACCGCGCCCCGGTGGAAGCCTATGTGCGGCGGCTGGAGCAGGCCGAGGCGTTGGTGATCGTCCATCCGGTCTGGAACTTCGGCTTCCCGGCCATTCTGAAGGGCTTCTTCGACCGTGTCTTCCTGCCGGGCGTGAGCTTCAGCATCGTCGATGGCCTGGTCCGCGCCAACCTCCAGCATATCGGCAAACTTGCGGTGGTGACGAGCTATGGCGCAACGCGGTGGCGGGCCATGCTGGCTGGCGATCCGCCCCGCCGCTATGCGACCCGGGTGCTGCGCGCCCTGATAGGGCCATCGGGCGGCGTGCTCTACCTCGCCCATTACGACATGAACCGCTCCACGGATGCAAGCCGGTCGGCCTTCCTTGCGCGGGTCGGCTCGACCATGGAGCGGTTCTGA
- a CDS encoding NAD(P)H-dependent oxidoreductase, whose product MRILIVYCHPCEESFNASLRDLAMAEMAGSGHEARLIDLYAEGFNPVLDAPGRRDYHTPGVNERGVEAHLELLRWCEGLIFIYPTWWYGQPAMLKGWLDRVWLPHATFGMPETGKPITRVLTNIRLVGAISTLGCPKWWWWIMGAPGRRVLLTGISVLCAPRCRTFWLGLHGMDQSTASSRGGFAERVRTRLRKLR is encoded by the coding sequence ATGCGCATCCTGATCGTGTATTGCCACCCCTGCGAGGAAAGCTTCAACGCTTCGCTGCGAGACCTGGCCATGGCCGAAATGGCCGGAAGCGGCCACGAGGCGCGGCTGATCGATCTCTATGCCGAGGGTTTCAACCCCGTGCTGGATGCGCCCGGCCGCCGCGATTACCATACCCCCGGCGTCAACGAGCGCGGGGTGGAGGCGCACCTTGAATTGCTGCGCTGGTGCGAGGGGCTCATCTTCATCTATCCCACCTGGTGGTATGGGCAGCCGGCGATGCTGAAGGGCTGGCTCGACCGGGTCTGGCTTCCCCACGCCACCTTCGGCATGCCCGAGACCGGCAAGCCCATCACGCGCGTGCTCACCAACATCCGCCTCGTCGGCGCCATCTCCACGCTCGGCTGCCCGAAATGGTGGTGGTGGATCATGGGCGCGCCAGGCAGGCGGGTTCTCCTGACCGGGATTTCAGTGTTGTGCGCCCCACGTTGCCGCACATTCTGGCTTGGCCTGCACGGCATGGACCAAAGCACAGCATCCAGTCGCGGGGGCTTTGCCGAACGTGTCAGGACGCGCCTGCGAAAACTGCGCTGA
- a CDS encoding MarR family transcriptional regulator, whose amino-acid sequence MGAKSRKNVGRLLILASRLHRARIGAKLQALSLFPGQEQVLDILAADGPMPMGELAGKLNVRPPTVSKTIARLSAQGLVARASDGGDGRLVRVKLTEDGEAKASMLGSLMDEVEAEMLAVFDGKERKRVRKLLRKMVDSLGALGGRTADETEEEAEDEQEDA is encoded by the coding sequence ATGGGCGCGAAATCCCGCAAGAACGTCGGCAGGCTGCTGATCCTGGCCTCCCGTCTGCACCGGGCACGCATCGGGGCGAAGCTCCAGGCGCTGTCACTCTTTCCGGGGCAGGAGCAGGTCCTGGATATCCTTGCGGCTGACGGGCCGATGCCGATGGGTGAACTGGCCGGCAAGCTGAATGTCCGCCCCCCCACCGTTTCGAAGACAATCGCCAGGCTTTCGGCCCAGGGGCTCGTGGCCCGCGCCTCCGATGGAGGTGATGGCCGGCTGGTCCGTGTCAAGCTCACCGAAGACGGCGAGGCCAAGGCGTCGATGCTCGGCAGCTTGATGGATGAGGTCGAGGCCGAGATGCTGGCCGTCTTCGATGGCAAGGAGCGCAAGCGCGTGCGCAAGCTTCTGCGCAAGATGGTCGACTCGCTCGGAGCCCTTGGCGGACGCACCGCCGATGAAACGGAGGAAGAGGCCGAGGACGAGCAGGAGGACGCCTGA
- the chrA gene encoding chromate efflux transporter, producing the protein MGKPTHETSAAPSALAEPPTLAEATRLWLRIGCLSFGGAAAQVAMLHRAVVDEKRWVEERRFLDALNFCTLLPGPEAQQLATYLGFMLHGVRGGVVAGLLFVMPGALVMTALGFLYVFGRDLALINGLFFGIKAAVIAIVIEALVKIGKRALKTRLLLGAAGASFVALAFLGIDFPWVIATAAAVGAMLALMRPDWLGRAGAGSVSAPAGAVSTRSALGAALTWVAVWWAPVALAALLLGQGHLLVEIGLFFSKLAMITFGGAYAVLAYLADAAVNDKGWVTAAEMIDGLGLAETTPGPTILVNQFAGFLAGWRNPAPFPPGVGAVLAGTMAVWVTFAPSFVWIFAGSPFMERIRSDARVAGALTLITAAVAGVIASLALTFTLGVLFGQVGRFTLGPLSLPLPAPASLDVAALALAALAAVLLFRLHRSVIETVIWSGLAGIAIILARGAAGI; encoded by the coding sequence ATGGGCAAGCCAACGCACGAGACGTCCGCCGCGCCTTCCGCGCTTGCCGAGCCCCCGACGCTGGCTGAGGCCACGCGGCTGTGGCTGCGCATCGGCTGTCTCTCCTTCGGCGGCGCGGCCGCGCAGGTGGCCATGCTGCACCGGGCGGTGGTGGACGAGAAGCGCTGGGTGGAGGAGCGGCGCTTCCTCGACGCGCTCAATTTCTGCACCCTGCTTCCCGGGCCGGAGGCCCAGCAGCTCGCGACCTATCTCGGCTTCATGCTCCATGGCGTGCGCGGCGGCGTGGTGGCGGGCCTGCTTTTCGTCATGCCCGGCGCGCTGGTGATGACGGCGCTCGGCTTTCTCTATGTGTTCGGGCGCGACCTGGCGCTCATCAACGGCCTGTTCTTCGGCATCAAGGCCGCCGTCATCGCCATCGTGATCGAGGCCCTGGTCAAGATCGGCAAGCGCGCCCTCAAGACGCGGCTTCTGCTCGGGGCGGCGGGGGCGAGCTTCGTCGCGCTGGCCTTTCTCGGCATCGATTTTCCTTGGGTGATCGCGACGGCGGCGGCGGTCGGCGCCATGCTGGCGCTGATGCGGCCCGATTGGCTTGGCCGGGCCGGCGCGGGCTCCGTCTCGGCGCCGGCAGGCGCGGTGTCGACGCGCAGCGCGCTCGGCGCTGCGCTGACATGGGTGGCGGTGTGGTGGGCGCCGGTCGCGCTGGCAGCCCTCCTGCTGGGGCAGGGGCATCTGCTGGTGGAGATCGGCTTGTTCTTCTCCAAGCTGGCGATGATCACTTTCGGGGGCGCCTATGCGGTGCTGGCCTATCTCGCTGACGCCGCCGTCAACGACAAGGGCTGGGTCACGGCTGCGGAAATGATCGACGGGCTCGGCCTCGCCGAGACGACGCCCGGGCCGACCATTCTGGTCAACCAGTTTGCCGGCTTTCTGGCTGGCTGGCGCAATCCGGCCCCGTTCCCGCCGGGCGTGGGCGCCGTGCTCGCCGGCACCATGGCGGTGTGGGTGACGTTCGCGCCGTCCTTCGTCTGGATCTTTGCGGGCAGCCCGTTCATGGAGCGCATCCGAAGCGATGCCCGCGTGGCGGGCGCGCTGACATTGATCACGGCTGCGGTGGCGGGCGTGATCGCTTCGCTGGCGCTGACCTTCACGCTGGGGGTGCTGTTCGGACAGGTCGGGCGCTTCACCCTGGGGCCGCTCAGTCTGCCGCTTCCTGCGCCAGCGAGCCTCGACGTGGCCGCACTGGCCCTGGCTGCGCTGGCGGCCGTGCTGCTCTTCCGCCTGCACCGCAGCGTGATCGAGACGGTGATCTGGTCAGGGCTGGCCGGAATCGCCATCATCCTGGCGCGGGGCGCTGCCGGAATCTGA
- a CDS encoding sulfurtransferase, producing MPSPAEIKVSQLSRFIGTPDAPVIIDVRIDDDFDADPRIIPASHRQDFRKSAEWAPLYAGKKVVVSCQKGLKLSQGAAAWLRHAGVEASSLEGGFEAWRDSGQMLVKTDKLPPRDAEGRTLWVTRARPKVDRIACPWLIRRFVDPKAVFLFVAPAEVAAVGDRFGAAPFDIDGVLWSHRGETTSPDHTCTFDTMITEFGLASPALNRLATIVRAADAARPDLAPQAAGFLAASLGLSRMFSDDLAQLDAGMLLYDAFYRWCRDATMETHDWPSRRPSAMHAGVGVK from the coding sequence ATGCCGTCTCCTGCAGAAATCAAGGTTTCCCAGCTCTCCCGCTTCATCGGCACGCCCGATGCGCCTGTCATCATCGATGTCCGCATCGACGATGATTTCGACGCCGACCCGCGGATAATCCCGGCATCGCACCGGCAGGATTTTCGCAAATCTGCGGAATGGGCACCGCTTTATGCCGGCAAAAAGGTCGTTGTTTCCTGCCAGAAGGGCCTGAAGCTCTCCCAGGGCGCGGCAGCCTGGCTGCGCCATGCCGGCGTGGAGGCCTCGTCGCTGGAAGGCGGGTTCGAGGCCTGGCGCGATTCCGGTCAAATGCTTGTCAAAACCGACAAGCTCCCGCCGCGCGATGCCGAGGGGCGCACGCTCTGGGTAACCCGGGCGCGCCCGAAAGTTGACCGTATCGCCTGCCCGTGGCTGATCCGCCGCTTTGTTGATCCAAAGGCGGTGTTCCTCTTCGTCGCCCCTGCGGAGGTTGCGGCGGTGGGGGATCGCTTCGGCGCGGCACCTTTCGATATCGACGGCGTGTTGTGGAGCCATCGCGGTGAGACGACTTCACCGGATCACACCTGCACCTTCGACACGATGATCACCGAGTTTGGGCTGGCTTCGCCGGCTTTGAACCGATTGGCGACCATCGTTCGGGCGGCGGATGCCGCCCGGCCCGATCTTGCACCGCAGGCGGCGGGGTTTCTGGCGGCCTCGCTCGGCCTGTCCAGAATGTTCAGCGACGATCTCGCCCAACTCGATGCCGGCATGCTCCTCTACGATGCTTTCTATCGCTGGTGCCGGGATGCGACAATGGAAACTCATGATTGGCCCAGCCGGAGGCCCTCCGCCATGCATGCTGGCGTCGGCGTGAAGTGA